The proteins below are encoded in one region of Effusibacillus dendaii:
- a CDS encoding cold shock domain-containing protein: MQGKVKWFNAEKGYGFIEREDGGDVFVHFSAIQTDGFKTLEEGQTVSFDIVEGNRGPQAANVVKM; the protein is encoded by the coding sequence ATGCAAGGAAAAGTAAAGTGGTTCAACGCAGAAAAAGGTTACGGTTTCATCGAGCGTGAAGACGGTGGCGATGTATTTGTACACTTCTCCGCAATCCAGACAGACGGGTTTAAAACACTCGAAGAAGGACAAACGGTTTCATTTGACATTGTGGAAGGCAACCGCGGACCGCAAGCTGCAAATGTTGTTAAAATGTAA
- a CDS encoding Lin0512 family protein: MKVMFIEIGMGIDLHGQDITVASMRAVRNAIQHNSMPGLRSLLPGQDLNNMRVRVKLGVPADLDKIDLEQVKSVFPYGQVTIEAVAGGLLCSSGVVLADKGDKNDLVYIVNAAVEVGYEEDGTE; encoded by the coding sequence ATGAAAGTGATGTTTATTGAAATCGGAATGGGGATTGACCTGCATGGACAGGACATTACCGTGGCGTCTATGAGGGCGGTGCGGAATGCGATTCAGCACAATTCGATGCCAGGTCTTCGCTCTTTATTGCCAGGGCAAGATCTGAACAATATGCGGGTAAGAGTAAAGCTCGGGGTTCCCGCTGACCTTGACAAAATTGACCTGGAGCAGGTGAAATCGGTATTTCCGTACGGACAGGTAACTATCGAAGCGGTTGCCGGCGGGCTGTTGTGTTCCAGCGGTGTGGTACTGGCCGATAAAGGGGATAAGAACGACCTGGTTTACATTGTGAACGCGGCTGTTGAGGTCGGTTACGAAGAGGATGGAACCGAATGA
- a CDS encoding metallophosphoesterase: MRIFAIGDPHLSFAVQKPMDIFGEQWADHPVKIESNWIRVISRDDWILIPGDISWALHLEEAKPDLQFLANLPGKKILIRGNHDYWWSTVSKVRRLLPDSMYALQNDSIQIGDIAVCGTRGWNCPGSYDFSEHDQQIYEREVGRLKLSLDQADKRAKERWVMLHYPPTNEKHEPSGFIEVMQKYDVSVCVYGHLHGEGHRNALQGEHFGIRFYLTACDYLNFQPVRLL, translated from the coding sequence CATCTTTCCTTCGCGGTGCAGAAACCTATGGATATATTTGGTGAACAGTGGGCCGATCACCCGGTCAAAATTGAATCGAACTGGATACGTGTCATTTCCCGTGATGACTGGATATTAATCCCTGGTGATATCTCTTGGGCTTTGCATTTAGAGGAAGCGAAGCCTGATCTTCAGTTCTTGGCGAATTTGCCCGGCAAGAAAATTTTGATCCGGGGAAATCATGACTACTGGTGGTCAACCGTTTCAAAAGTCCGTCGCCTGTTGCCAGATTCGATGTATGCGCTGCAAAATGATTCAATCCAAATCGGCGATATTGCGGTGTGTGGAACGCGTGGCTGGAATTGTCCGGGAAGTTACGATTTCAGCGAACACGATCAACAGATTTACGAGCGGGAAGTCGGGCGTCTCAAGCTGTCACTGGATCAGGCAGACAAACGGGCGAAAGAACGATGGGTAATGCTGCATTATCCACCCACCAATGAGAAACATGAGCCCTCCGGTTTTATTGAGGTGATGCAAAAATATGACGTGTCCGTTTGCGTATATGGGCACCTGCACGGGGAAGGCCATCGAAATGCGCTGCAAGGAGAACATTTCGGCATCCGCTTTTATCTCACAGCTTGCGATTACCTCAATTTTCAACCGGTTCGTCTTTTATAA
- the folE gene encoding GTP cyclohydrolase I FolE, which yields MSFDKAKIEQAVRMILEAVGEDPDREGLRGTPDRVARMYEEIFAGLHKDPSAELSAIFNELHEEVVLVKDIPFYSMCEHHLVPFFGKAHVAYLPSNGRVTGLSKLARLVEAVARKPQLQERITSTIADVLFEKVEALGVIVMVEAEHMCMSMRGVNKPGSRTITTAVRGIYAENKDARQETMALMCQSSLSN from the coding sequence ATGTCTTTTGATAAAGCTAAGATTGAACAAGCTGTACGGATGATTCTGGAAGCAGTTGGTGAAGATCCCGATCGGGAAGGATTACGGGGCACGCCGGATCGCGTCGCCCGTATGTACGAAGAAATATTTGCTGGTTTACATAAGGACCCGTCTGCAGAGTTAAGTGCGATATTTAACGAATTGCATGAGGAAGTTGTACTGGTGAAGGATATACCGTTTTACTCGATGTGCGAACATCATTTGGTTCCTTTCTTTGGAAAAGCGCATGTCGCTTATCTGCCGAGTAACGGACGTGTAACGGGACTCAGCAAATTAGCCCGTCTGGTCGAAGCGGTGGCTAGAAAACCACAGCTGCAGGAGCGAATCACATCCACCATTGCGGATGTTTTATTTGAAAAAGTGGAAGCGCTCGGCGTAATTGTCATGGTAGAAGCGGAACATATGTGCATGTCGATGCGGGGAGTCAACAAACCTGGCAGCCGGACCATCACCACGGCAGTACGGGGGATTTATGCGGAAAATAAGGATGCTCGACAGGAAACAATGGCTTTGATGTGTCAATCTTCATTGTCCAATTAA
- a CDS encoding penicillin-binding protein 1A — translation MGKKLIRSLILAAIIAGAIVLGVGCAVALPTLDPSKLEAPATVTKIYGINENEKPIELSAKQAEPVPYKQIPEYLKQAIIATEDREFYQHSGVNFKSMARALFRDILAGGAVEGGSTITQQLAKNTYLNQDKTIVRKLKEIALAAQIERQYTKDDILEMYLNKVNFHPSAVGVELAAKIYFGKSAKDLNLAEAAFLAGLPQAPSYYYDNLDEALKRRKIVLQNMVDQGYITQQQADDAAKQPVTKDYLKRDPSNFQFPHYVEYVLQEAEQKYQIPREQILRGGLNIYTNLDFNAQRQLEKQFSNPSNFPPNAKDGTQVQSAMVIVDPKTGGIRAMVGGRDTTSFMNFNRAFQMRRQPGSSFKPLVVYGPAVETGRYGPNSVLVDKPGTTFPGNPPYTPRDWDNHKQIPRGDTVTMREAVKWSFNIPAVWLLNEIGIDTGKQMAEKAGIPFDKSDTGLGIALGGLNVGVSPLQMADAYQPFDNGGKRIEAYAIRQIKTSKGDSLAQANPRSVQVMKDSTAATLTSLMQSVVQSGTGSLAQISGRQIAGKTGTTEYSDQIAGSNRDAWFVGYSPELVAAVWMGFDNSNGYYLQDSGSITSSGYPARLFSRVMTDVLKSYPSGSFATAPAEEPPKPDKKEISLTGAWNGKTVMLSWTALQGDIQYYVFRTEGSQQTEGALPIFKGNVTTFVDTDVQPGKTYSYAISAINLKDNKQAGESNALTIKTANDPDKSNDKNGVPPKDTGKPSKQEPGNGKTDPKNGKNSPGGSSSDNNPAGNGTPGTGQTPSVPPGQTNSDPGGNTTGTDNGGNGSILFTPTPSSGGLLPTTPSN, via the coding sequence ATGGGGAAAAAACTGATACGCAGCCTTATCCTGGCCGCCATCATTGCAGGTGCGATCGTTCTGGGTGTAGGATGCGCCGTGGCACTGCCGACGCTCGATCCATCGAAACTGGAAGCACCAGCAACGGTAACCAAAATTTATGGTATCAATGAAAACGAAAAACCGATAGAACTAAGTGCGAAACAGGCGGAGCCGGTTCCCTATAAACAGATTCCTGAATATCTGAAGCAAGCAATCATAGCTACGGAAGACCGTGAATTCTATCAACATAGTGGCGTTAATTTCAAGTCGATGGCACGTGCGCTTTTTCGTGACATTCTGGCTGGCGGCGCTGTGGAAGGCGGCAGTACGATTACGCAGCAGTTGGCGAAAAATACGTATCTTAACCAGGATAAAACGATTGTTCGCAAATTGAAAGAAATTGCATTGGCCGCTCAGATTGAACGGCAATATACAAAAGATGACATTCTGGAAATGTATTTGAATAAGGTGAATTTTCACCCTTCAGCCGTCGGGGTAGAGTTGGCGGCGAAAATATATTTCGGGAAGTCGGCGAAAGATCTGAATTTGGCGGAAGCCGCTTTTTTGGCCGGATTGCCGCAGGCTCCGAGTTATTATTATGACAATCTGGACGAAGCGCTTAAACGCCGTAAAATCGTCCTGCAAAATATGGTCGATCAGGGATATATCACGCAGCAGCAGGCGGATGATGCGGCGAAACAGCCGGTAACCAAGGATTATTTGAAGCGTGATCCGAGTAACTTCCAATTCCCTCATTATGTGGAGTACGTTTTGCAGGAAGCGGAGCAGAAATACCAGATTCCGCGGGAACAAATTTTGCGTGGTGGGTTAAACATCTATACCAATTTGGACTTTAACGCGCAACGGCAGTTGGAGAAGCAGTTTAGCAACCCATCCAATTTTCCGCCAAATGCGAAGGATGGAACACAAGTCCAAAGCGCGATGGTGATCGTCGACCCGAAAACAGGCGGAATTCGCGCGATGGTCGGTGGACGTGATACCACTTCTTTTATGAACTTCAATCGGGCGTTTCAGATGCGTCGACAGCCTGGTTCATCCTTTAAACCACTGGTGGTGTACGGCCCTGCTGTTGAAACAGGCCGATATGGCCCTAACTCGGTTTTGGTCGATAAACCGGGAACTACGTTCCCTGGCAACCCTCCTTATACGCCGAGGGACTGGGACAATCATAAGCAAATTCCCCGTGGCGATACGGTTACGATGCGGGAAGCTGTCAAATGGTCGTTCAACATTCCAGCCGTCTGGCTGTTAAACGAAATTGGAATCGATACGGGTAAACAGATGGCGGAAAAGGCCGGAATTCCATTCGACAAAAGCGATACCGGATTGGGAATTGCACTTGGCGGATTGAATGTGGGGGTGTCGCCGCTGCAAATGGCCGATGCCTATCAACCGTTTGACAATGGCGGCAAACGAATTGAGGCGTACGCGATTCGTCAGATCAAAACTTCGAAAGGCGATAGTCTGGCGCAGGCAAACCCACGTTCCGTGCAAGTCATGAAGGACAGTACGGCGGCCACATTGACCTCCTTAATGCAGTCGGTCGTTCAATCAGGGACGGGGTCGCTGGCCCAAATTTCCGGACGTCAGATTGCGGGGAAAACGGGAACTACCGAATACAGTGACCAAATCGCCGGTTCGAACCGGGATGCTTGGTTTGTCGGATATTCACCGGAACTGGTAGCCGCTGTCTGGATGGGATTTGATAATTCAAATGGCTATTATTTGCAGGATTCCGGTTCGATTACATCGAGCGGTTACCCGGCAAGACTGTTTAGCAGAGTGATGACAGATGTTTTAAAATCCTATCCGTCGGGCAGTTTCGCAACGGCACCTGCGGAAGAGCCGCCAAAACCGGATAAGAAGGAGATTAGTTTAACCGGTGCGTGGAACGGGAAGACCGTCATGTTGAGCTGGACTGCTTTACAAGGGGATATCCAATATTACGTGTTCCGGACGGAAGGTTCGCAACAAACGGAAGGCGCACTTCCAATTTTCAAAGGCAATGTCACAACGTTTGTGGATACGGATGTACAACCGGGCAAAACTTATTCTTATGCGATTAGCGCGATTAACTTGAAAGACAACAAACAGGCTGGCGAATCAAATGCCTTAACAATCAAGACAGCGAATGATCCGGATAAATCAAATGACAAAAACGGCGTTCCACCGAAAGACACGGGCAAACCGTCAAAACAGGAGCCTGGAAACGGTAAGACAGATCCTAAAAACGGCAAAAATAGCCCGGGCGGCAGTTCATCGGACAATAATCCAGCAGGAAACGGCACGCCGGGGACGGGCCAGACGCCTTCCGTTCCGCCAGGTCAAACGAATTCGGATCCCGGTGGTAACACCACCGGAACTGATAATGGAGGAAACGGTTCCATCTTGTTCACTCCCACACCATCCTCCGGCGGTCTGCTGCCAACAACGCCGTCCAATTAA
- a CDS encoding SDR family NAD(P)-dependent oxidoreductase has product MNLKGRVALITGASSGIGWQTALAFAEKGARLAVTARSADKLHELADLIRKKGGECFVAPADVTDADSVRQAAELVGNHYARIDILVNNAGFGVFKPVLEMDMQTVEEMMNVNYFGMVRFIQAVVPIMIRQNFGHVVNVASLAGFMAAPTHGAYAATKFAVIGLSEALREEVRPQGILVSTVNPGPIDTPFFERADLNHIPPIARRFMLKPDKVAQSIVRAIEQEIPQVVIPGGMVPVIKIKALMPNLFARGTGKLYRRKP; this is encoded by the coding sequence ATGAACCTAAAAGGCCGGGTGGCATTGATAACAGGAGCATCTAGCGGAATTGGGTGGCAGACAGCTCTGGCGTTTGCCGAAAAAGGGGCACGCCTGGCTGTCACAGCTCGATCTGCAGACAAACTGCATGAGCTGGCTGATCTAATTAGAAAGAAAGGCGGCGAATGTTTCGTTGCGCCCGCGGATGTAACCGATGCGGATTCTGTTCGGCAAGCGGCCGAACTTGTAGGGAATCACTATGCCCGAATCGATATTTTGGTCAACAATGCCGGATTCGGCGTATTCAAACCGGTTCTTGAAATGGACATGCAGACTGTCGAAGAGATGATGAATGTAAATTATTTCGGCATGGTTCGTTTTATCCAAGCCGTTGTTCCGATTATGATTAGGCAAAATTTTGGCCATGTCGTAAATGTTGCTTCATTGGCCGGATTTATGGCCGCCCCGACTCATGGTGCCTATGCCGCAACAAAATTTGCCGTGATCGGGCTGTCCGAGGCGCTGCGAGAGGAAGTCCGCCCGCAAGGGATTCTGGTATCAACCGTAAACCCCGGTCCGATTGACACTCCTTTTTTTGAAAGGGCGGATCTGAACCATATCCCGCCTATTGCCAGGCGGTTTATGTTAAAACCGGACAAAGTGGCCCAGTCGATTGTTCGGGCGATCGAACAGGAGATTCCGCAGGTTGTGATCCCAGGCGGAATGGTGCCTGTCATAAAAATCAAAGCATTGATGCCAAACCTGTTCGCGCGGGGGACTGGCAAACTATATCGGCGAAAACCATAA